The genomic stretch GCTAAGTTGCTTAAGCCGTGCTTACCTTATTTGAGAGAGTCGTTATGAATAGTGCGAAGGTCTATAACGTTTTGAATTAGAAGCAAGCGGTACAGATATGTCGCCAAGCCTAAACAACCAATCAATGCGTCTTTGAATGGGTATTGATCCATAAGCCAATCTTCAGTTCTGCTTACACATCTAATCTCAACCTTTTATAAAAAATAAAACTCTTATAAAACAATGTCTTAAATTGGGCTTGGCCGGGATTTATAGCGGTTACTAAAAGTTAACTGGTTGTATTATAGCTCTAGGTGACCATAATAAACCACAAGAAGGCGAAATCATCTTCGCTTTGGAAAATAGTCATTTCATTTAAGGGTTAATTATCATGAGTAACGTTCTAATCATTAACGCACACGAACCATCTCCGTTTTCTGAAGGTAAGCTAAATGCTGCTTTAGTCGAGAAAGCTCTCACCACGCTAGAGTCAAAAGGTCATGATGTTCGTGTTGTTACCATGCAAGACGAAATCATTGTTGATGAGCAACTGGCACACTTCGAATGGGCAGACCGCGTGATCCTTCAGTCACCTGTTAACTGGATGACGATTCCATGGTCATTTAAAAAATATATGGACGATGTATTTACCGCAGGGATGGGTGGCTCTCTTTGTGCATTTGATGGCCGTAATGCAGAAGAACCGAAGAAGAACTACGGTACGGGCGGCACTCGCACTAACACTAAATATATGTTGTCTTTCACATTCAACGCACCTGAAGAATCATTTAATGATGACAACGAGTACTTATTCCAAGGCCGAAGTGTTGATGATTTGATGTTCCATATGCACGCAAACTTCCGTTTCTTTGGTATGTCTGCACTTCCAACGTTTGCGTGTTATGACGTAATGAAAAATGGTGACATCGAAAATGATTTCGTACGTTTTGAAGCACACCTAGACGCTAACTTCTAAGGAGAAGACCATGAGTACTGAATTTACTTACTATGATGCAGAAACTGCGCCTGAAGAGTCAAAAGCTCTGGTGGAACAGTCTCTAAAAGGATTTGGCATGCTACCAAACTTACATGCTGTTCTTGCCGAAGCACCCGCAACATATGAAGCATACAACACGGTTTTCGAACTGTTTATGAAGAACACAACATTCAGCCCGCTAGAACAGCAGGTGGTCTTCATGACAGCAAATTTCGAGAACAACTGCCACTACTGCGTTCCGGGTCATACATGGATGATGAAAGCAGGCAAAATGCCAGATGAAGTCATTGAAGCGCTGCGTGAGGGTACTGCAATTCCAGATACGAAGCTCCAAGCTTTGCACGATTTTACCAAAGATCTACTTGATAATCGCGGCCATATTGGTGATGAAAGACTGCAAGCCTTCCTAGATGCTGGTTTCACTAAGCGTCAAGCACTTGAAGTACTTACGGGGTTGTCTGCGAAGCTTATCTCAAACTTCACAAACGCAATCGCACACACTGAACCAGATGCGCCATTTCAAAAGTTTGCTTGGACGCACCCTAGTGAACGTTAATTGTCTAGATGTTTGATTGAACGCTGCCAAAGCACTGTAGGCGTTACGCAAACAGTGCTTTTGACTGATTCTGATACGTTTGTTGTTGTTTTCAACCGGAAAGTGGTTAGTTCTGTTACCTGTCCGATATAGAGT from Vibrio pelagius encodes the following:
- a CDS encoding NAD(P)H-dependent oxidoreductase, which produces MSNVLIINAHEPSPFSEGKLNAALVEKALTTLESKGHDVRVVTMQDEIIVDEQLAHFEWADRVILQSPVNWMTIPWSFKKYMDDVFTAGMGGSLCAFDGRNAEEPKKNYGTGGTRTNTKYMLSFTFNAPEESFNDDNEYLFQGRSVDDLMFHMHANFRFFGMSALPTFACYDVMKNGDIENDFVRFEAHLDANF
- a CDS encoding carboxymuconolactone decarboxylase family protein, whose amino-acid sequence is MSTEFTYYDAETAPEESKALVEQSLKGFGMLPNLHAVLAEAPATYEAYNTVFELFMKNTTFSPLEQQVVFMTANFENNCHYCVPGHTWMMKAGKMPDEVIEALREGTAIPDTKLQALHDFTKDLLDNRGHIGDERLQAFLDAGFTKRQALEVLTGLSAKLISNFTNAIAHTEPDAPFQKFAWTHPSER